From one Streptomyces sp. R41 genomic stretch:
- a CDS encoding ABC transporter substrate-binding protein, which yields MHERQHIAMKLTKKKRLGVAIATGLALTAVSATAIAQAAQPAAAREQDQLQALYQAAKAEGGKVTVYIGGDAPGQWDSLADAFTKQFPDVKLHLVTDLSKYHDARIDNQLATGHLTADAAILQTAQDFDRWKKHGDLLKYKPVGWNDVYANAKDKDGYYTGVFYGAFSYIVNTRQLPANPGDFKGTDLLEPAYKNKLILTYPNDDDAVLFGYKQIVDKYGWNYLAKLVRQNPKLIRGVPGSSAGVASGDYLASIAVGGDARPDGTQVFSSTERFNSWAQRGAIFKKAPHKAGAKLFLSWLNSQATQKNAIATWTWSVREDIAPPAGLKPLASYKNTDPDAFVKFMSNRAAVERFRSQLELYVGQVKGADPADPTDTLGRTPGSF from the coding sequence ATGCACGAAAGGCAGCACATCGCAATGAAGCTCACCAAGAAGAAGAGGCTGGGTGTGGCCATCGCCACCGGCCTGGCCCTGACCGCGGTCTCCGCGACCGCCATCGCGCAGGCCGCCCAGCCGGCCGCCGCGAGAGAGCAGGACCAGCTGCAGGCGCTCTACCAGGCGGCCAAGGCGGAGGGCGGCAAGGTCACCGTCTACATCGGCGGCGACGCGCCCGGCCAGTGGGACTCGCTGGCCGACGCCTTCACGAAGCAGTTCCCGGACGTGAAGCTCCACCTGGTCACCGACCTGAGCAAGTACCACGACGCCCGCATCGACAACCAGCTCGCCACCGGCCACCTGACCGCAGACGCCGCGATCCTGCAGACCGCCCAGGACTTCGACCGCTGGAAGAAGCACGGCGACCTGCTCAAGTACAAGCCGGTCGGCTGGAACGACGTGTACGCCAACGCCAAGGACAAGGACGGCTACTACACCGGCGTCTTCTACGGCGCCTTCTCCTACATCGTCAACACCAGGCAACTCCCGGCGAACCCCGGCGACTTCAAGGGCACGGACCTGCTCGAGCCCGCCTACAAGAACAAGCTGATCCTGACCTACCCGAACGACGACGACGCCGTACTGTTCGGCTACAAGCAGATCGTGGACAAGTACGGCTGGAACTACCTGGCCAAGCTCGTCCGGCAGAACCCGAAGCTGATCCGTGGCGTGCCCGGCTCGTCGGCCGGCGTGGCGAGCGGCGACTACCTCGCCTCGATCGCCGTCGGCGGTGACGCCCGCCCGGACGGCACCCAGGTCTTCTCCAGCACCGAGCGCTTCAACTCCTGGGCCCAGCGCGGCGCCATCTTCAAGAAGGCCCCGCACAAGGCGGGGGCCAAGCTCTTCCTGAGCTGGCTGAACTCGCAGGCCACGCAGAAGAACGCCATTGCCACCTGGACCTGGTCCGTCCGCGAGGACATCGCGCCCCCGGCCGGTCTGAAGCCGCTCGCCTCGTACAAGAACACCGACCCCGACGCGTTCGTGAAGTTCATGTCGAACCGCGCCGCCGTCGAGCGCTTCCGCTCCCAACTCGAGCTCTACGTCGGCCAGGTCAAGGGCGCCGACCCCGCCGACCCCACGGACACCCTCGGCCGCACCCCCGGCTCCTTCTGA
- a CDS encoding MarR family winged helix-turn-helix transcriptional regulator, whose translation MPTTPRWLNAEERRAWLAYVDFSTLLADYLNRQLRRDAGMTHADYTLLAHLSSAPDRAMGMSELARRLKITRSRLTHAVNRLSEAGLVDRREDPADGRGQLAVLTGEGYALLEQAAPGHVEAVRRALFDALTPEQVSQLAEIGEAIGAALQRVETAETDPAVLPWRRR comes from the coding sequence ATGCCCACGACGCCGCGCTGGCTCAACGCCGAGGAACGACGGGCCTGGCTGGCCTACGTCGACTTCTCCACCCTGCTCGCCGACTATCTGAACCGGCAGCTGCGGCGCGATGCCGGCATGACACACGCCGACTACACGCTGCTGGCCCACCTCTCATCGGCGCCCGATCGCGCCATGGGAATGTCCGAGCTCGCCCGGCGTCTGAAGATCACCCGCAGCCGGCTCACCCATGCCGTGAACCGGCTGAGCGAGGCCGGTCTGGTGGACCGACGGGAGGATCCCGCCGATGGCCGAGGCCAGCTCGCCGTCCTGACCGGCGAGGGGTACGCCCTGCTGGAGCAAGCGGCTCCCGGGCACGTGGAAGCCGTGCGCCGCGCGCTCTTCGACGCCCTCACTCCTGAACAGGTGAGTCAACTCGCAGAGATCGGCGAAGCCATCGGCGCGGCGCTGCAACGCGTGGAGACAGCCGAGACCGACCCGGCGGTGCTGCCCTGGCGGCGCCGCTAG
- a CDS encoding RNA polymerase sigma factor — MDHRNLEDHLGEFGIVDRAIHESQEEVRRELSWDVIASHRERLMRLVRRRLPNAQDAEDCVQEAMLRAAAHGNLDRERIGPFLTTVALRLCVDHYRELERRRRLLRRAADVGTAETPDEGVCDQDFGRWLLGQVHLLRGRERQVVLARAHGISTLEFARMHQISVKAAEGAFTRGRARLRLVCAKALDGAAA; from the coding sequence ATGGATCACAGGAATTTGGAAGACCACTTAGGTGAGTTCGGTATCGTCGATCGAGCAATTCACGAATCCCAGGAAGAGGTGCGGCGGGAGCTGTCCTGGGATGTGATCGCCAGTCATCGGGAGCGTCTGATGCGGCTGGTCCGCCGGCGGCTTCCGAATGCCCAGGACGCGGAGGACTGCGTACAGGAAGCGATGCTGAGGGCGGCCGCCCACGGCAATCTGGACCGCGAGCGGATTGGTCCCTTTCTGACCACGGTGGCCCTGCGCCTGTGCGTCGACCACTACCGCGAACTGGAGCGCAGACGAAGGCTGTTGCGCCGCGCGGCGGACGTGGGCACCGCCGAGACGCCGGACGAGGGGGTGTGTGATCAGGACTTCGGGCGCTGGCTGCTCGGTCAGGTCCACCTGCTGCGCGGCCGCGAGCGCCAGGTCGTGCTCGCCCGCGCCCATGGAATCTCCACGCTGGAATTCGCGCGCATGCACCAGATCTCGGTGAAGGCGGCCGAAGGCGCGTTCACCCGGGGGCGGGCGCGGTTGCGACTCGTCTGCGCGAAAGCTTTGGACGGCGCCGCGGCATAA
- a CDS encoding ABC1 kinase family protein, whose amino-acid sequence MSALLGSRLRLVVKVLGSLVADEVGRMTRERRRTGRGPLSPAEAEASAGDGGAAGEGARRAKAVRHALESLGPFYVKLGQILSTRPDMVPASMISELQNLHDQVDVQPFSLFEPVLQQELGPDWKLRFDDIETTRPLGAASLAQVYRVTLPGGRPAVVKVQRPGIRDTVHADMALMRKASRIVARTAPRFNEVIDVEAMLGSIFDAMEPELDFTGEARNMDEARENIRRYPTLDVPRVIHATPKVLVQSLAPGASVRHLDRDRFSDRERTEIGKDLLRFMYRGYFVDRMFHADPHAGNVFALPGGPATLIDWGMVGRLDRRTSLQLLPLLMAIAQNDGHGLARAWADMGRVTPWSNLPAFAADMAALVPKVATASLEDINFGVSLTTVLEKATRRGIGSAPAISLLGKSFANLEGSVRCLAPDIALAEVFKAEARGIIVALIREYFSLDQVARNTMDLLAAAAFAPEQWRGLLSDAANRQLALQVHEPYTPASMGGQRPWSPSRGLLALGAAALLYDRRRAPR is encoded by the coding sequence ATGAGTGCCCTGCTCGGCAGTCGGCTCCGGCTGGTTGTGAAGGTACTGGGAAGCCTCGTCGCCGACGAGGTCGGCCGGATGACGCGGGAGCGCCGACGGACCGGGCGCGGCCCGCTGTCCCCGGCGGAAGCCGAGGCCTCCGCCGGGGACGGGGGCGCCGCCGGGGAAGGCGCGCGCCGGGCCAAGGCGGTGCGGCACGCCCTGGAGAGCCTCGGCCCCTTCTATGTGAAGCTCGGTCAGATCCTCTCCACCCGGCCCGACATGGTGCCCGCCTCCATGATCAGTGAGCTGCAGAACCTCCACGACCAGGTCGACGTCCAGCCGTTCTCCCTCTTCGAACCCGTACTCCAGCAGGAGTTGGGCCCGGACTGGAAGCTGCGCTTCGACGACATCGAGACGACCCGCCCGCTGGGGGCGGCGTCCCTGGCCCAGGTGTACCGGGTGACCCTGCCCGGCGGACGGCCCGCGGTGGTGAAGGTGCAACGGCCCGGCATCCGCGACACGGTCCACGCGGACATGGCCCTGATGCGCAAGGCGTCCAGGATCGTGGCCCGTACCGCCCCCCGCTTCAACGAGGTCATCGACGTGGAGGCGATGCTCGGCTCCATCTTCGACGCGATGGAACCCGAGCTGGACTTCACCGGCGAGGCCCGCAACATGGACGAGGCCCGCGAGAACATCCGGCGCTATCCGACGCTCGACGTGCCCCGGGTCATCCACGCCACCCCCAAGGTGCTCGTCCAGTCGCTGGCGCCGGGTGCTTCCGTACGGCACCTCGACCGCGACCGGTTCAGCGACCGGGAGCGCACGGAGATCGGCAAGGATCTGCTGCGCTTCATGTACCGGGGGTACTTCGTCGATCGGATGTTCCACGCCGACCCCCACGCGGGCAATGTCTTCGCGCTGCCCGGCGGTCCGGCCACGCTGATCGACTGGGGCATGGTCGGCCGGCTCGACCGCCGTACGAGTCTGCAGTTGCTGCCGCTCCTCATGGCCATCGCCCAGAACGACGGTCACGGACTGGCGCGGGCGTGGGCGGACATGGGCCGGGTCACCCCCTGGTCGAACCTGCCCGCGTTCGCCGCCGACATGGCGGCGCTGGTTCCCAAGGTCGCCACCGCCTCCCTCGAAGACATCAACTTCGGGGTCTCCCTGACCACGGTCCTGGAGAAGGCGACCAGGCGGGGCATCGGCTCGGCGCCCGCCATCTCCCTGCTGGGCAAGTCCTTCGCGAACCTGGAGGGTTCGGTGCGCTGCCTCGCGCCGGACATCGCCCTCGCGGAGGTCTTCAAGGCGGAGGCGCGCGGGATCATCGTGGCGCTGATCCGGGAGTACTTCTCCCTGGACCAGGTCGCCCGCAACACGATGGACCTGCTGGCCGCGGCCGCGTTCGCTCCAGAACAGTGGCGCGGGCTCCTCTCCGATGCCGCCAACCGCCAGCTCGCGCTCCAGGTCCACGAGCCGTACACGCCCGCGTCCATGGGCGGGCAGCGGCCCTGGTCGCCGTCGCGCGGCCTGCTGGCGCTGGGTGCCGCGGCCCTGCTGTACGACCGCCGCCGGGCGCCCCGCTGA
- a CDS encoding SAM-dependent methyltransferase, producing the protein MPMTHHDTPRDAGTGSLLDGVSQTALWTVRMRAQESARADALFDDPLAAEFLDAAGAVGAPPGSGVLQRVLPDWLAVRTRFFDDHLLAAAHAGCRQVVLLGAGLDTRAHRLDWPDGTHVFEVDLPAVQAFKERVLAGRSPDTARRTTVAADLLGDWRGAALAAGFDPTLPTAWLCEGLLFYLQPEAVESLIGTVGELSAPGSTLGAECLNADTADSPFVKPWLEALSGSGTPWVWHLADAEHWWGGHGWQAQIADLLALPYAVERFAPHLAALPGVETDSMILVTATVPAGGR; encoded by the coding sequence ATGCCCATGACGCACCATGACACTCCGCGCGACGCGGGAACCGGCTCCTTGCTGGACGGAGTCTCGCAGACGGCCCTGTGGACCGTACGCATGCGGGCCCAGGAATCCGCCCGGGCGGACGCGCTTTTCGACGATCCGCTGGCCGCAGAGTTCCTGGACGCCGCCGGCGCGGTCGGTGCCCCGCCCGGATCCGGTGTCCTGCAAAGGGTGCTGCCCGACTGGCTGGCCGTCCGCACCCGCTTCTTCGACGACCACCTGCTCGCCGCGGCGCACGCGGGCTGCCGTCAAGTCGTCCTGCTGGGAGCCGGGTTGGACACCCGGGCCCACCGGCTCGACTGGCCGGACGGAACCCATGTCTTCGAGGTCGATCTGCCCGCCGTACAGGCCTTCAAGGAGCGGGTCCTCGCGGGCCGGAGCCCGGACACGGCTCGCCGTACGACGGTCGCGGCCGACCTGCTGGGCGACTGGAGGGGAGCGGCCCTCGCCGCGGGCTTCGACCCCACCCTGCCCACCGCCTGGCTGTGCGAGGGGCTGCTCTTCTACCTCCAGCCGGAGGCGGTGGAGAGCCTGATCGGCACGGTCGGTGAACTCTCCGCGCCGGGCAGCACCCTCGGCGCCGAGTGCCTGAACGCCGACACCGCCGATTCCCCCTTCGTCAAACCGTGGCTGGAGGCCCTGTCCGGCTCGGGAACACCGTGGGTCTGGCACCTCGCGGACGCGGAGCACTGGTGGGGCGGGCACGGCTGGCAGGCGCAGATCGCGGACCTGCTGGCGCTGCCGTACGCGGTCGAGCGGTTCGCCCCGCATCTGGCGGCGCTCCCAGGGGTCGAGACGGACAGCATGATCCTGGTGACGGCGACGGTCCCGGCCGGCGGGCGGTGA
- a CDS encoding bifunctional lysylphosphatidylglycerol flippase/synthetase MprF has translation MNPPQVLADTEAYEMLRRHGSHSSAFLALNSGNRRFHAEGVDGFVPYREGGRRYLFQLGGPVCAARDQERLLTALLDRAGSEGRRVVAVQLSRAGAELHAGYGFAVNQFGASFSIALDGYGLGGQRMVKVRNMVNRARREGVTVAEVPAGEQDGAALDAVDAAWLRAKGRHVKELEFLIGERGGPGAPHRRLFTAVHEGRTVGYVSYSPVFGERSGRLYDLTRRLPDAPPGTVELMFATALRQFQDEGCDWLHLGFTPFVQLGADTAAPGPTSGLLHRCVRLLAAKGQAIYPAAAQESFKLKWRPQVIEPEYLAFQGGVRPPAVWQLMRLTKSV, from the coding sequence GTGAACCCTCCGCAGGTGCTCGCGGACACGGAGGCGTACGAGATGCTGCGCCGCCACGGCAGCCACAGCAGCGCGTTCCTCGCGCTGAACAGCGGCAACCGTCGCTTTCACGCGGAGGGTGTCGACGGCTTCGTCCCGTACCGGGAGGGCGGACGCCGGTATCTGTTCCAGCTGGGCGGGCCCGTCTGCGCGGCTCGGGATCAGGAGCGGCTGCTGACGGCACTGCTCGACCGGGCCGGAAGCGAAGGGCGGCGGGTCGTCGCCGTGCAACTCTCCCGCGCCGGGGCCGAGTTGCACGCCGGGTACGGCTTCGCCGTCAACCAGTTCGGCGCCTCCTTCAGTATCGCGCTCGACGGATACGGCCTGGGCGGCCAGCGCATGGTCAAGGTGCGCAACATGGTCAACCGGGCCCGCAGAGAAGGAGTCACCGTCGCCGAAGTGCCCGCGGGGGAGCAGGACGGCGCCGCTCTCGACGCGGTGGACGCGGCGTGGCTGCGGGCGAAGGGCCGGCACGTCAAGGAACTCGAGTTCCTCATCGGCGAACGCGGCGGACCGGGCGCACCGCACCGGCGCCTGTTCACCGCCGTTCATGAGGGGCGGACCGTCGGTTACGTGTCCTACTCGCCCGTGTTCGGCGAGCGGTCCGGCCGGCTGTACGACCTGACGCGGCGGCTGCCGGACGCCCCGCCCGGCACGGTGGAGCTGATGTTCGCCACCGCGCTGCGCCAGTTCCAGGACGAGGGGTGCGACTGGCTGCACCTCGGGTTCACCCCGTTCGTGCAGCTCGGGGCGGACACCGCCGCGCCCGGCCCGACCAGCGGCCTCCTGCACCGCTGTGTGCGGCTGCTGGCGGCGAAGGGGCAGGCGATCTACCCGGCGGCCGCCCAGGAGTCCTTCAAGCTCAAGTGGCGCCCGCAGGTCATCGAACCGGAGTACCTGGCGTTCCAGGGCGGCGTGCGCCCCCCCGCCGTATGGCAGCTGATGCGCCTCACGAAGTCGGTCTGA
- a CDS encoding VlmB-like protein, with product MTTSIAKFPAEADRHRAPSLLEGALHTELTPEGCDLGYWFRAVPEGTLGGDPMGRSADVSVPAHMMADGPLRQAVMQELAFRSMAEEKAARALSFLVAYAPDLAGMDFYTSQLMDEARHAYAFRGHLLELGVPAYQLEATMEDLAGADRDAILAPLEAFGRSVLEKDRDYIGGVITLTVLVEGVLAPTAELSERKWRPFDPPAAEIERAAGIDEIRHLSVGSTIVRRYLQCHPQELRRIRELVAQGMELWSRLPVQELTFRREQLYQRGLEQHRHIAGDYELWPGRRLVDTTAEERMLAAAEWACATQESRLADMGLTS from the coding sequence ATGACCACATCCATCGCGAAGTTCCCGGCGGAAGCCGACCGGCACCGCGCCCCGAGCCTGCTGGAAGGCGCGCTGCACACCGAGCTGACACCAGAGGGCTGCGACCTCGGCTACTGGTTTCGCGCGGTGCCGGAGGGCACCCTCGGAGGCGACCCGATGGGCCGGTCCGCGGACGTGTCCGTCCCGGCGCACATGATGGCGGACGGGCCGCTGCGCCAGGCCGTCATGCAGGAGCTCGCCTTCCGCTCGATGGCGGAGGAGAAGGCGGCTCGCGCCCTCTCCTTCCTGGTCGCCTACGCCCCCGACCTCGCCGGCATGGACTTCTACACCTCCCAACTGATGGACGAGGCCCGCCATGCCTACGCCTTCCGCGGTCACCTCCTCGAACTGGGCGTGCCCGCATACCAGTTGGAAGCCACCATGGAGGACCTCGCCGGGGCCGACCGGGACGCGATCCTGGCACCGCTGGAGGCGTTCGGACGGTCGGTCCTGGAGAAGGACCGGGACTACATCGGCGGCGTCATCACCCTGACCGTCCTGGTCGAAGGAGTGCTCGCGCCCACCGCCGAGCTGAGCGAGCGCAAGTGGCGGCCCTTCGATCCGCCGGCCGCCGAGATCGAGCGGGCCGCGGGCATCGATGAGATCCGGCATCTGTCCGTCGGCAGCACGATCGTGCGGCGCTATCTGCAGTGCCATCCGCAGGAGTTGCGGCGCATTCGCGAACTCGTCGCACAAGGGATGGAGTTGTGGAGCCGACTGCCTGTCCAGGAGCTGACGTTCCGTCGGGAGCAGCTCTATCAGCGGGGCTTGGAACAGCACCGCCACATCGCCGGCGACTACGAGCTGTGGCCGGGCCGCCGTCTGGTCGACACCACCGCCGAGGAACGGATGCTGGCCGCCGCCGAATGGGCGTGCGCCACACAGGAATCGCGGCTCGCCGACATGGGCCTCACTTCGTGA
- a CDS encoding acyl-CoA desaturase: MTDSPAVDSSPYEPGALDEDFRELTRRVQEAGLMRPRKGQYVTGIAVVWLMNAVGWAVLALSDGVWWNVILAAVWLAVWHEQLAFLVHDAGHRQITRSRKFIQALGLIHGNLMLGVCFGWWVQHHNRHHNHPNHLELDPDILRRVAIFAPEQAQDRKGFARFLAANQRYLFFPLLGLEAVVLRIAGVIALRRRAIRRPLLEGGLMVLHAVLFFGALFLLLPWPAALLFLAFHQVLLGYLLGLAFAVNHKGLPTRVGKEWSWLERQVLTSRTLPTGYLGDFLYGGLNYQIEHHLFPGMPRSALRRAYPVVKAFCAEREIPYVETGVLESYRDLANHLGSASEVLRGNTATA; encoded by the coding sequence ATGACCGACAGCCCGGCAGTCGACTCCTCACCGTATGAACCAGGCGCGCTCGACGAGGACTTCCGCGAACTGACCCGGCGCGTCCAGGAAGCCGGACTCATGCGCCCCCGCAAGGGCCAGTACGTCACCGGGATCGCGGTGGTCTGGCTGATGAACGCGGTGGGCTGGGCGGTGCTCGCCCTCTCCGACGGCGTCTGGTGGAATGTGATCCTGGCAGCGGTGTGGCTCGCCGTCTGGCACGAGCAGCTGGCCTTCCTGGTGCACGACGCCGGACACCGTCAGATCACCCGGTCCCGGAAGTTCATCCAGGCGCTCGGCCTCATCCACGGGAACCTGATGCTCGGGGTGTGCTTCGGCTGGTGGGTGCAGCACCACAACCGGCACCACAACCATCCCAACCACCTGGAACTCGACCCGGACATCCTGCGCCGGGTGGCGATCTTCGCGCCCGAACAGGCCCAGGACCGCAAGGGATTCGCCCGCTTCCTGGCCGCCAACCAGCGGTACCTGTTCTTCCCGCTGCTCGGCCTGGAGGCCGTGGTCCTGCGCATCGCCGGCGTCATCGCCCTGCGCCGACGCGCCATCCGCCGGCCCCTCCTGGAGGGCGGCCTGATGGTCCTGCACGCGGTGCTCTTCTTCGGCGCCCTCTTCCTGCTGCTGCCCTGGCCGGCCGCGCTGCTGTTCCTGGCGTTCCACCAGGTCCTCCTCGGCTATCTTCTCGGCCTCGCCTTCGCCGTCAACCACAAGGGCCTGCCGACCCGCGTGGGCAAGGAGTGGAGCTGGCTGGAACGCCAGGTCCTCACCTCGCGCACCCTGCCCACCGGCTATCTCGGTGACTTCCTCTACGGCGGCCTCAACTACCAGATCGAGCACCACCTCTTCCCCGGGATGCCGCGCTCCGCTCTGCGGCGCGCCTACCCCGTGGTGAAGGCGTTCTGCGCGGAGCGGGAGATCCCGTACGTCGAGACGGGGGTCCTGGAGTCGTACCGCGACCTCGCGAACCACCTCGGTTCCGCGAGCGAAGTTCTCCGTGGCAACACGGCCACGGCCTGA
- a CDS encoding esterase/lipase family protein, with translation MSLPRIPGINSDSAATELARTPERLSGNAQSVGHRIGSALDPAADDDWGRPPSEQRPYPVVLAHGTLGDRESVWRKAAPALRAAGHRVFRLNYGELPTLPRLYGLGDIRNSARELADFVDRVLADTEAAKVDLVGHSQGGILPHYYLKFLGGAGKVRRVVGIAPSSHGVDVAGLTALVRQVPGVQGVVEDQVLFRVSPAFTQLLHDSEFVSELVTPGDTVDGVGYTVIWSTRDELVQPPESQQLRPTRPEHMVTNLCLQTLAPGNRATHLAMPYDPVVLRETLKALAD, from the coding sequence ATGTCCCTGCCCCGCATCCCCGGCATCAACTCCGACAGCGCCGCGACCGAACTGGCCCGGACGCCCGAGCGGTTGTCCGGCAACGCCCAGTCCGTCGGCCACCGGATCGGCTCCGCCCTCGACCCCGCCGCCGATGACGACTGGGGCCGGCCGCCGAGCGAGCAGCGCCCGTACCCGGTGGTGCTCGCGCACGGCACGCTGGGCGACCGCGAGTCCGTCTGGCGCAAGGCGGCGCCCGCGCTCAGAGCCGCGGGCCACCGGGTCTTCCGGCTGAACTACGGGGAGTTGCCGACCCTGCCACGGCTGTACGGACTCGGCGACATCCGGAATTCGGCCCGGGAGCTCGCGGACTTCGTCGACCGGGTGCTGGCGGACACCGAGGCGGCGAAGGTGGACCTCGTCGGCCACTCGCAGGGCGGGATACTGCCGCACTACTACCTCAAGTTCCTCGGCGGGGCCGGAAAGGTGCGGCGCGTCGTGGGAATCGCGCCGAGCAGTCATGGGGTCGACGTGGCGGGGCTGACGGCGCTGGTCCGTCAAGTCCCGGGTGTGCAGGGGGTCGTGGAGGACCAGGTGCTGTTCCGGGTGAGCCCCGCGTTCACCCAGCTGCTGCACGACTCGGAGTTCGTGAGCGAACTGGTGACACCGGGCGACACCGTCGACGGGGTCGGCTATACCGTCATCTGGTCGACTCGCGACGAGCTGGTCCAGCCGCCCGAGTCGCAGCAGCTGCGGCCCACCCGGCCGGAGCACATGGTCACGAACCTCTGTCTCCAGACCCTCGCCCCGGGGAACCGCGCGACGCACTTGGCCATGCCGTACGACCCGGTGGTGCTGCGGGAGACGCTGAAGGCGCTGGCCGACTGA
- a CDS encoding flavin reductase family protein, with amino-acid sequence MADLAPATAGWDTLRDEPGPDTVRCLGLYAKLTAGVTVVTALDGTGRPTGMTVSALTSLSARPPLVLACLRGSSRTLNALRAQGAFAVSLLTAHQRPVADLFADPSVPPGRRFAGSHVRQVLGLPVLADALAWSVCLVEDVRPYGDHHVVVGRVMAVEVNGGRPLLWHDRGFHTLTGFRELPADD; translated from the coding sequence ATGGCTGACCTGGCTCCGGCCACCGCGGGATGGGACACCCTGCGGGACGAGCCCGGTCCCGACACCGTCCGCTGCCTCGGTCTCTACGCCAAGCTCACGGCCGGAGTCACCGTCGTCACGGCCCTGGACGGCACCGGCCGCCCCACCGGGATGACTGTCTCCGCGCTGACGTCCCTGTCGGCCAGGCCGCCGCTCGTCCTCGCCTGTCTGCGCGGCAGTTCACGCACCCTGAACGCTCTGCGAGCCCAAGGCGCCTTCGCTGTAAGCCTGCTGACGGCACATCAGAGGCCGGTCGCCGACCTCTTCGCCGATCCCTCCGTGCCGCCGGGACGCCGCTTCGCCGGCAGCCACGTACGGCAGGTGCTCGGTCTGCCGGTGCTCGCCGACGCGCTGGCGTGGTCGGTGTGCCTGGTCGAGGACGTACGTCCGTACGGCGATCACCACGTGGTCGTCGGGCGCGTGATGGCGGTGGAGGTGAACGGCGGGAGGCCGCTGCTGTGGCACGACCGCGGGTTCCACACGCTGACCGGGTTCCGAGAGCTGCCTGCCGACGACTGA
- a CDS encoding type II toxin-antitoxin system RatA family toxin, with amino-acid sequence MRHVTVRLTAHDVDPETAYQRIRDFRRYPEVTETVREVAVHPPHDDGTVVSDWTVRFRNGLMRWSERDAFFPETRTIGFTQLTGDFELFEGTWRCASGEDGTAVTFDAVFDLGIPTLAELLDPVADSTLRTNIERILRGLLGRVTPAPAALADTAASAHG; translated from the coding sequence ATGCGTCATGTGACCGTACGACTGACCGCTCACGACGTCGACCCCGAGACCGCGTACCAGCGGATCCGGGACTTCCGCCGCTATCCCGAAGTCACCGAAACCGTCCGCGAGGTCGCGGTCCATCCACCCCATGACGACGGCACGGTGGTGTCGGACTGGACCGTCCGTTTCCGAAACGGCCTGATGCGCTGGTCGGAGCGCGACGCGTTCTTCCCGGAGACCCGGACCATCGGATTCACCCAGCTCACCGGCGACTTCGAACTCTTCGAGGGCACCTGGCGGTGCGCGTCCGGCGAGGACGGTACGGCCGTGACCTTCGACGCCGTGTTCGACCTGGGCATCCCCACCTTGGCGGAACTCCTCGATCCGGTGGCCGACTCGACCCTGCGCACCAACATCGAGCGGATCCTGCGCGGACTGCTCGGCCGGGTCACACCCGCGCCGGCCGCACTCGCCGACACCGCGGCCTCCGCGCATGGCTGA